The genome window aaatgatactttaattgtgttgtaatgaaacaacaatgtatataaaatgaaactgaataacagcttcacatatttgaatgtatattgcccaatgaaaccgtagttaaattataattataatttagtggtgttgtaataagactataatgtgtataaaatgaaattcaataatagGTCTCACTATAATAAGACTACtgtatgtataatgtcaaatgaaattgtagttgaaataaaatgaaactttagttatgctgaaatgaaactacaatgtatataaaatgaaactgaatatattatacaaatataactAATTACACGAAACATGTGccgtttcttttaattaaaagaaacgataccgttttggaccatggtctatagtaaaatttgccaaTAGTTATTATGTCGATTgtggtccacatagttgtgtggaccatgatccaatatacatttttataactcataatgtacattaatctaacacataaagtacattattcgaaaacataatgtacattatctgaCCTAGaagtttattattataactcataatgtacgttattctaacacataaaatacattattctaacacataatgtacattattctaacacataatgtacattatcttaactcagaagtttcattattttgaacacataatgtacattattctaatacataatgtacattattctaactcataaaattcaatgatgtcgttttggaccgtggcctacacaataatttgcaaaAATTTGCCGGTCAGAACTAAAACAGGCCAAACTTACAACATAAACAAATTATTTAGGAGGTAGCATAGAAGAGgttgttatactgtggaccatggtccgaaaacgacgtcgtttctttaagtaaagaaacggaaACGGAAGCCATTACATTTTAACAAATCttgtattttttgtgtgttcataacaaaatgaaactacagtgtatctaaaatgaaacggTGTCGCatgttgtgtttatattatcaaatgaaactgtaattgaattgaaatggtaTTTTAGTTGTGTTGATATGAAActgcagtatgtataaaatgaaactgaataaaatgtctcacatattgagtgtatattgtcaaatagaagTGTAGTTTAATAGAAATGATACTTTATTtttgctgaaatgaaactacagtatgaataaaaagaaattaaataacatgtctcacatattgagtgcatattatcaaatgaaactgtagttatatcgaaatgatattgtatatagttatgttgtaatgaaattacaatgcatataaaatgaaactgaataacagtttcacatatttgagtgtatattgtccaatgaaaccgtagttgaattcgaattataatttagtggtaTTGTAAATAGACAACAATGTCTATAAATTGAATttcaataacatgtctcactataataagactattgtatgtaatgttgaatgatatgaaactgtagttgaaacaaaataaaactacaattgtgctgaaatgaaactgcaatgtatataaaataaaactgaatatgttaAACAAGCATAACTAACTACGTAGAACGagtgccgtttcttttcattaaaagaaacgacaccgttttgaaccatggtccacaatgatGTGTGAACgatggtccacaataaaattttccACAGAAGAGTGCAGCACAATCACTGTATATTGCCACAGAATTCATGACCATAATGTACAAAATGCATGACCATAATGTATAGAAAATGATAACAGCAGATACAGAAACTCATCACAAGAAACACATAACTCATCTTACACTACTCCAGTGATTAACATACAGAATTCATCACCATAACGTACATAAAATGATAATACGAAATACAGAAACTTATCACATGAATACAACAACCCTAATCACAAATACACAACACCTCCAATACAAACACAATAACACTAAATTTTCAACAACAATCATAGAATTGCTCTCAAATAATTGAATCAACGAATATCACATACGAATTCAATTATTTGCATCAACaacgaaaacaaaaacaagCGAAAATCAATAACAAAAACCTGGAGTATAATCATTTGTCACTGCCAATCCAATCGGAGCATTACCGTCGTCTGTCACTGCCAATCCAATCGGAGCATTACCGTCGTCTGTCACTGCCAATTCCTGCTGCGCAATCACCTCATCTATATCacaatgtttgaaaatccaCGAGATATGAAAGAGAGAGCAAATCGCGAATATCAGATCGAGAGAGAAAATCGCCAATTTGAACAAAGCACGAAGGGAACTGCTATTTTTTTAGAAGTAAACATATGAACGGCAAGAAACGAAAAATtgaattaccaaaaaaaaaagtgttaagcAATAGCAATGAAACAACGTCgcattgtggaccctgatccacgatataaattgcccataAGAGTGCAGGCACAAACACTGTATATTGTTACGGGCCGGACCCCATTTGGCCCAATTAAGTGGCCCGTTGAATTGGAGAGTGGGAGTGTGGGACAAATCGACAAGATTAGCAAAGAAAGTGGCAGAGGAGTAGAGGATAACGATAGTGAAAATCGAAGAGCGGGCACCTGTAGTCTTGGCTGTCTTGCACTTCTAAATCTCCACTCTCGGCCACTGGCGTTTCCATAGCAGCATTACGGCAGCACGGGATTCCACAGTGGCACCGCTCCACTGCAACAAGACCGTCGTTGCCACAGCGGCACCGCACTCTGCGTCTCTGGTTTTCCCCTCATCTCATTGCTTGTTGCGTCTCCGGTTTTTCTCAGATTCGAAAAATTACCATTTTTTCTTTGCTGTTTCTGCATATACTTTACTTTGTTTATGCTTCTAGGCGTGGTTGCAATTGTAATATCCAAACTTCATTCAAACAAGCAACCTTCTAGTTTTGAAATTTCGGCATAGTTatagttaataattaattaatcacctTAATACTGGGTAAACTCTCAGTTTAATGGTTTGGTGAGCCTAATGATGGCTGCGCAGACTCAACTTCACACAAAGAAGTAAAGAACATTCAGGTGCCCACCATGATACTTCTAACAAAGTGAATGAATTGTTCTCATTGACGAAGACTGTGCATCTTTTTACAGCTCTTATTCTAATGCTtttgtacaaaaataaataaatcatcaaGTGTAATAACTTTCAAAACTCACTATCCATTTTAAGGTGTAAGGCTACTGTCCCCTTGAAATTTGGATTTTGAATGGTTCAAACAGTTTATTGCTTTGAACTATTTGAAATTTGGAGTTTGGATGGTTTGAACAgtagttttatattttattttggactttaaaagttttttagtttttactatTTATGCTTGAATACATCAGTTTATAATTTAATAGCAAATTTATGAAGCTACAGTTCAAATTCGAGCTCAATTTGAGTCAACTGAATCGAGCTTGAGCATTATAAAAATTAGCGAGCTGAACTTGAGCCAAAATTTTAAAGCTTGATCAGCTCTAACTCAAACTTGTGCCACTATAAATATTTCGAGCTTGAGCTTGAGCTAGCCTAGGTTCAAGTTTGGCTCAGCTCATTTCCACCCATAGATTTCTGTTGCTAGATAATAGGAATTGTATAGCATTTAAAGCCATTGCATTGTTTCAGAGTTCTTATAGAGATGTTGGGATTTGAGAAGATCTAAAAATAGTTGCTCCCTTTTAGTGATGATATTTCAAGTAGCATAGAATTTTTGTGGTTGATATTGTCATTATGTAAGTAAATGGCTCTTGTTTAGAGTAAGACTCTGTTTTAGACGTCAACTCTAATCACTAGATGCTGTTTGGTTACACCATTTGGAGGATTTGTGTATGTTTTCTTGTTCTGTTTTGATACTAGATAGGTTGATATCTGTACATTGCATCTTTGCCGGATAGATGTTGTAGACCAGTTTTTTATTAGGTTGCATCTTCTGGCACTTATCAATAAATTTTACTTGTGAAAAAATGTTGCTTTATTATCGCCACAATTTCCTCTATTTCGTAATTTGGTTTCCTAAACTTCTCTGAATTATTTTCAGGAAATATGGAAACTACAAGCAGCCACAGTTCTGGCATTATGTGGTTCTTCAAAGATAGAGGTTTTGATGATAAAAGTATTCATGAAATGTTCCAGAAGTGCAGGCGTCTTGAGGGCATGCAGAGACAAAATGCCTCGGAAAATTGGGATTACTTGAAAAGTATAGGCATCAAGGAGAGGAAACTTCCTTCCATTATTCGAAAGTGCCCCAAGATCCTTACTCTGGGCTTGCATGAGAAACTGGTTCCAATGGTGCAGTGTCTTGCAACATTGGGAACAAAACCTGATGAGGTAGCTTCTGCCATAACTAAATTTCCTCACATACTCTCTCACAGTGTTGAAGAGAAACTCTGCCCACTGCTTGCTTTCTTTGAAGCTCTTGGTATTACTGAGAAGCAAATCGGCAAGATGATACTGATAAACCCCAGAATTATCAGCTACAGCATTGAATCCAAGATTTCACAAATTGTGGATTTTCTTTCCAATCTGGGCCTATCCAAGGAAGGGATGGTTGGAAAAGTACTGGTGAAGCACCCATCTATAATGGGTTATAGTGTCGATAAGAGGCTGCGTCCCACTTCTGACTTCTTGAAGTCGTTGGGTCTAACAGAACATGATCTGCAAAGAGTGATTATTAACTTCCCTGCAATTTTGTGCCGAGATGTGAATAAGATCTTGAAGCCCAATATCTCATACTTGAGATCATGCGGATTTGAAGCCAGTCAGATTGCAGCTTTAGTGACCCATTATCCCCCTGTTCTGATTAAGAGTATCAACAATTCTCTACAACCGCGGATTAGGTTTTTGGTAGATGTGATGGGCAGACGAATCGATGAGGTTGCAGATTATCCAGACTACTTTAGGCATGGCTTGAAGAAAACATTAGAATTGAGACAAAAAGTTTTGACACAGAAGAACATAGACTGTAGCCTGAGTGAGATGCTGGActgtaatgacaagaaattccTTTCTAAGTTTGGTTTAGTTGAGTAAATTTCCCAGGCTCTTCTTGTGATTGCCCTCCCTAGTCTCGGTTCATTTTTAACCCAGTTGTACAATATCTGCTAgtatttattttgtacttttCAAACAAAACCATTATGGATTAGGTTTCTGCATCAAttgctacatttttttattttcttattgttGAGCTCTTGAGCTTGAGGTTATGTATCTGTTTAGTAAAAGTGTAGAACTTATCTGTGGTTTAGAATAAAATAGGCAGTAATCCACACAAGTACGTTAGTAATGtgatgtttttactttttagggTGTAATAACTTCAATCCATTTGGCTTCAAATTAGTTTCGAAAAGTTCTATCAATGCTTTGTTGTATGACTAATACTAtaggaatttttaatttttacatgaTGCTTACATTTCAGACGATCAGCTATTCTATtccaaatttgaaatttcaaaaaattcaacattccaAGTCTAACACTCCAATACAAAATTCAAAAGTTTCTAAtcaacctaaaaaaaaaaaaaagaaaaaaaagtcaaaCATAACAAAAAATGGCATGCAAAATATCAAAATCATTCATAATCTATAAACACTATCAATCAATCCATAAAGCCTTTCCTCATTCTCGTAAACCTCGTTCATCATTGATCTGTACCGTATataggaaaaataaattaataaaacaataaatcaaGGTACAAATCTTAAAAGTTCAAATTTCataagttattaattatttaagtacATTTGATTCCCTTGAGACTTGAAAGTGTaataattaatcaatcaatcaattaagCCTTGTTATTAATCAAGCCATCATTTTCAATATCTTGATCATCTACatacaatttatattaaaaaaatcattatctttattaataataagttaATATCATTAGCTATTAAATAAGacataaataatacggagtaataaataatagATTAATACCTTCATATGTAAATCTTTGCAATCAATTGTGAGTGCAAAATGTGTGCTTCAACATTTTTCAAGAGGAGGGAGGATCTATACTTAGTCAAAACTCGAGAACTAATACTAAGTGAGCTTTCACTAGCAACTATAGTGATCGGAATACACAATGTATCACAAGCCATTCTAGACAAACATGGAAACTGACAAAAATTGTAGTATGCGTGGGATGGAAAGCAAGTTGAGGAATGAAGATTCCTCGGGATAtatctcaaggatgacaaattggagtggATAATGCGCGGTTGAGTACAAGTGAACACGAACCTACAAGAAGCTAGGTACAAATGTGTGCAAGAGCAATAGAGTATCACAAGTAACAAGGCAAACTAGAGAGCAAGTAGTAAAACAATCAACTAAGAGTTCAATGAAATGAAAGTGggagccaaagaccttgtggtctagtggcatccggttgcacccccacatgggagggggtgggtttgagcctcaatggatgcgatattggctctttgtacTTCATTTGGTTGTGGATTAGATAAGAAGTACAATATGTGCTAATACCTTGCATATATGGTTGTGGAGGAAGGCTATAATATAGTCCCAATTCCTTGCAATTAACACTTGCAATTATAATCATAGAAGTACCATAACAAGTTCTAATCCAATTCCCTAAAAGAGAAATACTTAGCTCAATCACAATTTCCATATGATAGGGAATGGGTTAGAGGCTCGACACCTGGAGCTCCCTTGCTCGGAAGGGAGAAAGAGACGATCGAAGGGAACGATAAGAAAGGCGAAAGAAAGGGTGATGGCATGTTGAGGACAATTTTGTGGAACACGTTCAAGGACGAGTTTGAGAATGAAAAGAATATGCTTAGTGGACTCTCGAGTGATGAGTCGGTCTGGTCGACCCAGAGGCTGTGGCCGAGGTAGGAAATGTGGTCTGTGGAAGGCGGCTATGGGGTTTCCTAAAGGCGTTTTAGAAGGTTTGCTAAAGGCAAAGGCGGTTGGGAGCGGGAATCAGATGGAAGATATGGAAAGAAGGTTGAAATAGATTAAGGAAGTAtctaaatgtaataaggaaagaaatcTCAACTTGTATATGGTAGCTTAGGGTTACCAAAGGCAGAAATCCCTCttaacttgtataaataggggtttaAGGCCTTGAGAGAGGTTAAGAATTCATTATACAAAGAGGGCTGAAACGCTGCTCTACTTTCATCCCAAATACACTAAGTCGattttccggtagtgttggcATGCTGTTCGACCATCCAtggttgataaaaccaacattggcgccgttTGTGGGGATCGATACGAAAATTTGTGTGGATCGAACTGACTGAGAAGGTGGAAAGTACGTAGCAATGGTGACCACCAGGAGTCGTCAAGGTAGAACGCAACCTCAGGTACAAGCGAATGGTACTGTAGGGCAAACTGTTTTTCAGGGGAGGGACCTACGAGAGCAGTTATCCCAACCCCGTGCTGGTGATTTGTGAGAGTAGCTTAGTCGCCATAATTCTTGTGCTCAAAGTGAACAAGTGCGAGTAGAGGCCCCCGTCGTTGAGGAGGTCCGAGCTGAAGAGGTGTTTCCACCTCAGCCACCCGCGCCAGGAAGACCTGGAATTCTCGAAGCACTCACGAGAATGGCAGACTTGTACGAGCGAGAGTTTTTCAATCGTGAGAAGAGTGCGCCTCAGAGGGTTCAGCAGCAGTAGTCTCGGTCTGTTCGATCGGTGGAGCAAGAAAGGTCGGCTGCTTCGCGCCGATCTCCAGTTCGAGCTGGGTCGAGAAGCCCGCGTCAATCCACCTTAGATAGCTTGGGAAATCGAGATGTGTCGAGCGACAGAAATCTGAATGCAAATGAGGTACCAAGGGAGGTCACTCCTAACGAGCGTAGAAATAGGCGCGAGCGGAGGTACGAAGATGTTCAAAGACAGGTCGAGGAGCACTCAGTTCATGAGAGTAGTGGAGAATCCCCGGCTGGTCGAGGACGAAAGCTGGATGAGGTCGTCGCGTTAGCTAGGCAAGTTCAGGATCTACAGGATCAAGTGAACAGAAGGACAGACAATGCTCGGTCTTTCCTAAGGGCATGTCCATTCTCTCAGTAGATCATGGCTTATAGGACCCTGGTGAAGTTCAAATTACCTAAGAATTTGACTTATGATGGAACGGGTGATCCCAAGGAGCATCTGATCAGTTTCCAGGCTCAGATGCAAATCCACGGAGCTGAAGTTCTTTTGATGTGTAAGGCCTTCCTAACTACTTTAATCGGCGCAGCACAAAGGTGGTGCATGAAGTTGCCCGAGCATTCAGTGAGCAGTTTCGAGCAGTTGGCTGAGCTTTTCTTAACCAATTACGCCGCCAATTTGCGACCTAAGAAAAACTTCATGTATCTGTCTGGAATTAAGCAGGACCCTAACGAGCCACTTAGGTCGTTCCTGGCTAGATGGCGAAAGGAGGTTCAAGCGGTCGACGACCTGGAAGATAACACGCTACTAATCTTGTTCATGGAGAACTTGAGGTTGGGTAAGGTGTATACCAACCTCCATACTGAGTGGTCGACCTCGTACGCTCATGCCATCCAAAGAGCCAACCGGCATGCTGACGCGAAGGACGCGATCAAGCAGAAAAAAATCCAAGGAGGAGGGTCGTCTTAACCCAAAAAGCCTTGTGTAGAGGAACAACGTTGGGGAAAGTTTGATAAGAGTCGGCTAGGTCGCCAAGAGACTGACCGGAACCCTAAAAGATCGGGTGTCCCACCGTTTCGCCAGCAATCGGTCGTGGTCCAAGAAGTTCATGCCCTACCTTCGCCACCCAAGGTGCGACCGGGTGATAAGCCCGAGACCGTGGGCCAAGGTTCGGGAAACGACAAGTATTGTCGGCTGCATCGCTCGACCACTCATTCAACAGAAGAGTGCGCTTTCATTAGGAGGGAAATGGAGGCTATTATCCAAAGTAGTGCGCCGGCTTCTCCTAACCAGATGCGTCAAGGTTTACCATGGCAGCACGGAAACCAAAGCCAGTCTGGGGAGGGTAATCGTGACAAAGGAAAGCAACCTGCTTCAGGGGACGAGGAAGCAAATTGgaagcataagaatatcattaATATGATTGTCGGAGGACCTGAAGGGAGGTGACTCGGCCGGGTCGAGGAACGCTTGGGCTCGGCAGCTCTATGTCGGAGCCGTGTATGGACGAGAAGTCAACGTGAAGAAGATATGCTGCGAACCCATTACTTTCACAGATGAAGACCTACCCTTAGGAGCCGGTCCTCATCGAGATGCTTTGGTTATAGCTATGGACATAGCCGGCACCGTCGTGAGACGGGTTACTGGACACGGGTAGCAGTGTCAATATACTATATTTAGACACCTTCAATAAGTTGGGGCTGGATAGAGATGTTCTTAGACTGGTCATGACTCCCTTGGCGGGGTTCATGGGTGACTCGATTGAGGCGGAGGTGTGACACCCCTAAAATTTCACGATGAGATAGGCATAAACTTAACATAAAAGCTAGCAAATCTCAGAACTAACAACAGAATAAATCAGAAGCATACTAATACTCAaacgggtgtcatgccacatccaGGCAAATCTgaacctagatgcacaggctaagaaTCCACAATACTAATCCATAAGATAAAACAACTGAAATAGTCGATACATAAAACATAGTCTAAGGCACACATGCCTGAAAAACATCTAAACAGTCCACTAGACTAAGCATAGAACGAAGTAGATCTatctctagcgcgctctcggctCAATCTACTCCATACTTGGAAAACAGTTACgaaaacattagcaaagaaatgctaagtaatcaaccactcacactcgtgagaaatacatagtatagtatggtttgtaaataggtttgcacacacgtatagaatatacgcaccaacgaaACTGTTCTTTGTTTAAATCAGACGACTCAACAATAACAAgttgaatgaatcacaaaccaaagacacTTCCAAGTGAATTCAATATCAAATAACgaatgcataagacaacaagtctataacaagataccaactgagtcACAAGTTCAACAGAATAACcacaagtgaaaccaaccaaaCCCAACCCAATCTCACATCACTCTCTTAGAGTGACCCCAAAACCACAATACAAAGGATAAGATCCAAaccacaaccaccaaaccataaTACCAACCACCATACCAATATCACAACACAAAGGtataaagcccaaccacagaggcacgaagcccaaccacagaggcataaagcccaaccacagaggcataaagcccaaccataGAGGCATagaatgcccattaccacagaggcacgatGCCCGACCATAGAGGCATATAATGCTCATTACCACAaaggcatacaatgcccaaaCAATTGCTCTCATAATACCAACCACAAGTAAAGCCATAATTCCATCAAACACTTCCTAAGGATATTAAAGACTCAATAAGCCAAAGTAATACTCATAAGGACTCAATGTCTCCAGATACCAAATTCAGATTCATTCCCAAAGGAATTACTCCACCAACAATGCTCAACTCAGAATATGAACACAGTACATACTCAGTATAATAACCAAGGAATCAACCAACAATACTAACTCAATAAGTCAAGATAAATAACCAATGATCATGAATAATTACTCAACAACcaaggtggaatactcaacaatatGTTCAGGACAGATTCCAGAATTAAAGATGAAACAACAGAGTCAACAGACCATCAAACAATTACTAGAACAGAACCAGAATTTGAACTGAAGGAACAACCTCACGAAGCACCACATTCTGCCGAACCACACCACCAATACTGAAGGAACCCCCTCACGGAACACCTCATTCTGTTGAACCACTCCTCAAATAGTCACGGAACAAACCCACGGAACACTACATTCTGCCAAACCACTCCACTAGTCTTCTTACGGAACATTccaacgggacacattataccattgAAACGCACTGCAAGGACAACTTCAACGCACAAAATCCATACTTAGAACAGAATCCAGACTTagaacagaatacacgataATCCAATCCAGAATAAGAAATATGTTCAGAACACACAGATTTCACATCTCAAAagccaaataatacatggaatccataacaataaatactcatactcatcaagatgaaaggataatgaacacaagtcaatagatccacaatataggctcacaatccaacaaatcaaaggCTAAAACACCAAGaaattccacaggattccacaacaccaaataatattcatagattcatgagtgaaagtaggttttagtgtaacatggaagattacctcttgaagcttatCAATCCAAAAGCAATCACCACTTCTATGCTCAATCCCTCAAGTCACCTTCACCTCCTTGATCATCTTTACCCCAAGAAACCCCAAGgaagaaataataaaaacttaTAAAAAGACTAAGAAATCATGAGAAGAAATGCAATCTACCTAAAGATTAATGCTTACCCAAGCACCATGATTCCTAAAAGAGTAACCTTTCTTGAAGTCTTGTTAAGATGAAGGATAGTGTGTGTTTAGGGTTCCTTGGAAATGAAAGGGGTGATGGGAAATCTTTTGCAGGAGAAGGGAAAAGCTAGGAATTATTGTTATAAGGCTTTTATATGAACTTtggaaatcattacatacatagtgtgTATATATCATTAGGGTGTTAGGATAGAGTATGGGCTCattaataaggaatgggctatccacattaaatattaatttaataaatataaaacatggtccttcaaagattgggccattagatatttaatttaatataaagaaTAAAAGATCCAATggaaaatcccttacaagattaaatcaaggaattgggccatttgattaaataaataaactagagTATAGAATACATCTCTATTTAATGAAACAGAacccaattaataaaattaatcacaCGGTAGGAATAATTACCGGAGTTTAAGGCTTGAATTTAATCCGGTGTATCACAGGAGGGCTCCATAAAGCTATTGGTCGAGCTAGGCACTTACCCAAATATTAAAACCATAGAGATGGAGTTTGTGGTTGTTCAGCTAGAATGTTCTCACAACGTGATCCTGGGGAGACCAGGGCTAGAAGATTTGGGAGCTTTGATATCTTTGCAACACTTGTGTATGAAGTTTCAGACACCCACTGGAGTCGGGGTCGTGCGGAGTGATTAGAAAGTAGCTCGTGATTGTTACTTGCAATCCTGTCGTAAGATGGGAAGGTCGGACCTTCGCATTCATACCATCACTAAGAAGGAAGACTTGATGGAGCGTGCCTTGGAACGACCTGAGCCAGCAGTTGAGCTAGAGGAAAGTCGAGCTTGATCTGACCCACCTTGAAAGACGGGTGAGGATCGGGAAGGGCCTTTTAGAGGATGTCAAGGAATTAGTTGTACAAGTATTGAGAAAATACAGGAAAATCTTTGCATGGGGACTAGAAGATATGCCAGGGGTAGACCGATCAATAATCACTCGTCGATTAGATGTAGATCTGACCTACCGACCTATTGTTCAAAAGAAAAGGCACATTTCTACTGATCATCGGGAGTTTGTGAAGAAGGAGATTGATGTATTGCTCGTTGTTGGGCACATTTGGGAGGTTAAGTATCCTAAATGGTTGGCCAATGTGGTATTG of Ipomoea triloba cultivar NCNSP0323 chromosome 3, ASM357664v1 contains these proteins:
- the LOC116014342 gene encoding transcription termination factor MTERF6, chloroplastic/mitochondrial, whose protein sequence is METTSSHSSGIMWFFKDRGFDDKSIHEMFQKCRRLEGMQRQNASENWDYLKSIGIKERKLPSIIRKCPKILTLGLHEKLVPMVQCLATLGTKPDEVASAITKFPHILSHSVEEKLCPLLAFFEALGITEKQIGKMILINPRIISYSIESKISQIVDFLSNLGLSKEGMVGKVLVKHPSIMGYSVDKRLRPTSDFLKSLGLTEHDLQRVIINFPAILCRDVNKILKPNISYLRSCGFEASQIAALVTHYPPVLIKSINNSLQPRIRFLVDVMGRRIDEVADYPDYFRHGLKKTLELRQKVLTQKNIDCSLSEMLDCNDKKFLSKFGLVE